In Felis catus isolate Fca126 chromosome C2, F.catus_Fca126_mat1.0, whole genome shotgun sequence, a single window of DNA contains:
- the LOC105259604 gene encoding MICOS complex subunit MIC27 isoform X1: protein MAAVRMGKLITIPAGLMCASISVHAAKEEELKKQLVKPEQLPIYTTPPLQSKYVEEQPGHLQMGFASIRKTTGHYIGWCKGVYVFVKNGIMDTVQFGKDAYVYLKNPPRDFLPKIGVITVSGLAGLFSARKGSRFKKIAYPLGLATLGATVCYPVQSIIIAKVTGKKAYTTSQQIYEAVKSLWTKNNKKESLPKPKERTKIENSGEIEISAKTTHNLKFSVPLSTELIFETKTESESTSGATQFMPDPKLMDHGQSHPEDIDMYSTRS from the coding sequence ATGGCGGCTGTCAGGATGGGAAAACTGATAACCATACCTGCAGGTCTGATGTGTGCATCTATAAGTGTACATGCAGCCAAAGAAGAAGAATTGAAAAAGCAGCTAGTAAAACCAGAGCAGCTCCCCATATATACCACACCACCTCTCCAGTCTAAATATGTTGAAGAGCAGCCTGGTCATTTACAAATGGGCTTTGCATCCATCCGTAAAACAACTGGTCATTATATTGGCTGGTGTAAGGGTGTTTATGTCTTTGTGAAAAATGGGATAATGGATACAGTACAATTTGGAAAAGATGCTTATGTCTATCTGAAGAATCCACCTAGagattttcttccaaaaattgGAGTGATTACAGTTTCAGGATTAGCAGGCTTGTTTTCAGCAAGAAAAGGTTCCAGGTTTAAGAAAATTGCTTATCCCTTGGGACTGGCCACTTTAGGAGCAACTGTTTGCTACCCAGTTCAGTCAATAATAATTGCAAAGGTAACTGGGAAAAAGGCATATACTACAAGCCAGCAAATTTATGAAGCAGTTAAATCATTGTggacaaaaaacaacaaaaaagagtcaCTCCCTAAACCTAAAGAAAGAACTAAGATAGAAAACTCTGGTGAAATAGAAATATCTGCAAAAACAACTCACAACCTGAAATTTTCAGTGCCTTTGTCAACAGAACTCATCTTTGAAACAAAGACAGAATCGGAATCTACCTCAGGTGCTACACAGTTTATGCCTGACCCCAAGCTCATGGATCACGGGCAGTCCCATCCAGAAGATATAGATATGTACAGCACTAGAAGCTGA
- the LOC105259604 gene encoding MICOS complex subunit MIC27 isoform X2 codes for MAAVRLPIYTTPPLQSKYVEEQPGHLQMGFASIRKTTGHYIGWCKGVYVFVKNGIMDTVQFGKDAYVYLKNPPRDFLPKIGVITVSGLAGLFSARKGSRFKKIAYPLGLATLGATVCYPVQSIIIAKVTGKKAYTTSQQIYEAVKSLWTKNNKKESLPKPKERTKIENSGEIEISAKTTHNLKFSVPLSTELIFETKTESESTSGATQFMPDPKLMDHGQSHPEDIDMYSTRS; via the exons ATGGCGGCTGTCAGG CTCCCCATATATACCACACCACCTCTCCAGTCTAAATATGTTGAAGAGCAGCCTGGTCATTTACAAATGGGCTTTGCATCCATCCGTAAAACAACTGGTCATTATATTGGCTGGTGTAAGGGTGTTTATGTCTTTGTGAAAAATGGGATAATGGATACAGTACAATTTGGAAAAGATGCTTATGTCTATCTGAAGAATCCACCTAGagattttcttccaaaaattgGAGTGATTACAGTTTCAGGATTAGCAGGCTTGTTTTCAGCAAGAAAAGGTTCCAGGTTTAAGAAAATTGCTTATCCCTTGGGACTGGCCACTTTAGGAGCAACTGTTTGCTACCCAGTTCAGTCAATAATAATTGCAAAGGTAACTGGGAAAAAGGCATATACTACAAGCCAGCAAATTTATGAAGCAGTTAAATCATTGTggacaaaaaacaacaaaaaagagtcaCTCCCTAAACCTAAAGAAAGAACTAAGATAGAAAACTCTGGTGAAATAGAAATATCTGCAAAAACAACTCACAACCTGAAATTTTCAGTGCCTTTGTCAACAGAACTCATCTTTGAAACAAAGACAGAATCGGAATCTACCTCAGGTGCTACACAGTTTATGCCTGACCCCAAGCTCATGGATCACGGGCAGTCCCATCCAGAAGATATAGATATGTACAGCACTAGAAGCTGA